The following are encoded together in the Thalassolituus oleivorans MIL-1 genome:
- the sufT gene encoding putative Fe-S cluster assembly protein SufT, translated as MERRMVVAQEACPARQVPSGIPTVIPAGTFVTINQALGGNYTVTMNGNMVRVDGTDAAALGLEAEEIVFENHDDGIVREEQIRQALRTIYDPEIPINLLDLGLIYGIKIHATEVVIDMTLTAPTCGMGPVLISDVKYRVAKVPNVTKVSVELVFDPPWHRDMMTEEAQLEAGLFF; from the coding sequence GTGGTCGCACAAGAAGCCTGTCCGGCCCGTCAAGTTCCCTCTGGTATACCCACGGTTATTCCTGCGGGCACCTTCGTAACCATCAACCAAGCTCTCGGTGGTAACTACACAGTCACCATGAATGGCAATATGGTTCGTGTTGATGGTACTGATGCCGCAGCGCTAGGTTTAGAAGCAGAAGAGATCGTATTTGAAAATCACGATGATGGTATTGTTCGTGAAGAGCAAATTCGCCAAGCCCTACGCACGATTTATGATCCAGAGATTCCTATCAACCTGCTCGATCTTGGCCTTATCTATGGCATAAAGATTCACGCAACTGAAGTCGTGATTGATATGACTTTGACGGCACCCACCTGTGGTATGGGTCCAGTGTTAATCTCTGACGTCAAGTACCGCGTGGCTAAGGTACCAAACGTTACTAAAGTCAGCGTCGAACTGGTTTTCGATCCCCCTTGGCATCGTGACATGATGACCGAAGAAGCT